A stretch of the Takifugu flavidus isolate HTHZ2018 chromosome 1, ASM371156v2, whole genome shotgun sequence genome encodes the following:
- the LOC130518664 gene encoding transmembrane protein 100-like isoform X3: protein MRICSLQITLDDLHRIPRCAVKTSALSEKPRRDRVVLVTTRVPYVNESQLLAATGGTEGSCYRCTVPFGAVVLVAGVVVTAVAYAFNSHDSVIAILGLVLLCAGLVLLGSSALCWRLKRRKKKNKRRESRTPLVVSQEHCMA, encoded by the exons ATGAGGATCTGCTCTCT TCAGATCACACTGGACGACCTCCACAGGATCCCCCGGTGCGCCGTGAAGACCTCGGCGTTGTCAGAGAAGCCCAGGAGGGACCGCGTTGTCCTGGTGACAACAAGAGTCCCCTACGTCAATGAGAGCCAGCTGCTGGCGGCCACCGGCGGGACGGAGGGCTCCTGTTACCGCTGCACCGTCCCGTTCGGCGCGGTGGTCCTGGTCGCCGGCGTGGTGGTGACAGCCGTGGCTTACGCCTTCAACTCGCACGACTCAGTCATCGCGATTCTGGGCCTGGTTCTGCTTTGCGCTggactggttctgctgggttccagcgccctctgctggaggctCAAAcgcaggaagaagaaaaacaaacggCGGGAGAGTCGGACGCCCCTTGTGGTCAGCCAGGAGCACTGCATGGCCTGA
- the LOC130518664 gene encoding transmembrane protein 100-like isoform X1, translating into MAHLYLPSQITLDDLHRIPRCAVKTSALSEKPRRDRVVLVTTRVPYVNESQLLAATGGTEGSCYRCTVPFGAVVLVAGVVVTAVAYAFNSHDSVIAILGLVLLCAGLVLLGSSALCWRLKRRKKKNKRRESRTPLVVSQEHCMA; encoded by the coding sequence ATGGCACACCTCTACCTGCCCAGTCAGATCACACTGGACGACCTCCACAGGATCCCCCGGTGCGCCGTGAAGACCTCGGCGTTGTCAGAGAAGCCCAGGAGGGACCGCGTTGTCCTGGTGACAACAAGAGTCCCCTACGTCAATGAGAGCCAGCTGCTGGCGGCCACCGGCGGGACGGAGGGCTCCTGTTACCGCTGCACCGTCCCGTTCGGCGCGGTGGTCCTGGTCGCCGGCGTGGTGGTGACAGCCGTGGCTTACGCCTTCAACTCGCACGACTCAGTCATCGCGATTCTGGGCCTGGTTCTGCTTTGCGCTggactggttctgctgggttccagcgccctctgctggaggctCAAAcgcaggaagaagaaaaacaaacggCGGGAGAGTCGGACGCCCCTTGTGGTCAGCCAGGAGCACTGCATGGCCTGA
- the si:ch73-256g18.2 gene encoding small integral membrane protein 36 has product MGFMEFYLEIDPVTLNLIILVASYVILLLVFLISCILYDCRGKDPTKEYAPDNVPPQPSQSPIRLVVMQNSPASSRYEPNNMAPSHGELPTPDLSRDRGEREKRSTLV; this is encoded by the coding sequence ATGGGTTTTATGGAGTTCTACCTGGAGATCGACCCCGTCACCCTGAACCTCATCATCCTGGTGGCCAGTTacgtcatcctcctcctcgtcttcctcatctcctgcaTCCTGTACGACTGCCGGGGCAAAGACCCCACCAAGGAGTACGCGCCCGACAACGTGCCACCGCAACCCAGCCAGTCCCCCATCCGCCTGGTGGTCATGCAGAACTCGCCGGCCTCTTCCCGTTACGAGCCCAACAACATGGCGCCGAGCCACGGCGAGCTGCCAACACCAGATCTGAGccgggacagaggagagagggagaagaggagcacACTGGTCTGA
- the LOC130518664 gene encoding transmembrane protein 100-like isoform X2, whose protein sequence is MQSHVSSQITLDDLHRIPRCAVKTSALSEKPRRDRVVLVTTRVPYVNESQLLAATGGTEGSCYRCTVPFGAVVLVAGVVVTAVAYAFNSHDSVIAILGLVLLCAGLVLLGSSALCWRLKRRKKKNKRRESRTPLVVSQEHCMA, encoded by the exons ATGCAGAGCCACGTCTCCAG TCAGATCACACTGGACGACCTCCACAGGATCCCCCGGTGCGCCGTGAAGACCTCGGCGTTGTCAGAGAAGCCCAGGAGGGACCGCGTTGTCCTGGTGACAACAAGAGTCCCCTACGTCAATGAGAGCCAGCTGCTGGCGGCCACCGGCGGGACGGAGGGCTCCTGTTACCGCTGCACCGTCCCGTTCGGCGCGGTGGTCCTGGTCGCCGGCGTGGTGGTGACAGCCGTGGCTTACGCCTTCAACTCGCACGACTCAGTCATCGCGATTCTGGGCCTGGTTCTGCTTTGCGCTggactggttctgctgggttccagcgccctctgctggaggctCAAAcgcaggaagaagaaaaacaaacggCGGGAGAGTCGGACGCCCCTTGTGGTCAGCCAGGAGCACTGCATGGCCTGA